One uncultured Carboxylicivirga sp. genomic window, TACGTTTTTTGCATTCAGTCTTATCATTGCTTCATGCCTAAATGATGACAAAGTCATCCCTGAGCCAACCATTTATCTTGATATGGATGAGGAAGGAATAGACGTTGATATAGACAGCACTTATACCATCGAGCCCAAAATTATATACGACATCTCATCTTCTTACGCCTGGCAATTAAATGGTGAAAATATTTCAACGGGAAAAGATTTTTTGTTTAAAGGATTTGATTACGGAACTTATGACTTTACCTTCATAGTTTCAACGCCATCAGGTTCTGACAGTATGAACATTCCAGTACATGCAATCGATTTTTGCACTTTTGAAGAAAATGAATTGTTAGAAGATAGTGGATTCTATTATTATTCAACAGAAGGTTATATTTCATTTAAACACATCCGATTTAGTAATAATTATAACGGAAATAATATTGATTGGAGTGGCTTTGCTGTTAGCAATAAAACAGACAAAACTTCTACAAAATTAAGTAATCAGTTTAGTGTTTATAATACTTCAGGAGCTGAATCGTCAGAGAACTTCGGTGTTTTTAAACAATCCGATGAGATCGTGCATAAAATTACATTCTCAGATGGTCAAGCTCATTCACTGAAATCAATGGAAGTAAACAACACCACCCTTGCTTATAGTACAATGATTGGAGGCTTTGAAAAGAAAGACACCATTGACTATTATCTGCTTACCATTAATGGGTATGATGATTCAAATACAATTATAAGTTCGGTTGACTTTTACCTGGCCGATTATCAATACCCCAGATCAACAGAAAGATATATAGTAACAACATGGAAACCAGTTGATCTTACTCCACTTGGTGATGTTTATTCGATATCCTTTCAATTGACCTCTTCGATGGACACATCCTCTGATTACACAATGCCAAAGTATTTTTGCTTCGACAATTTAAAAATCAAAAACTAAGGAAATATAAGTACTTTTTTAGGTATTGAACTAACTGAATTTTTAAAAACCATAATATACAAACCTTGCCTTATAGAAGGAGGAAGAGCCAACTTATCACTTTTCTCACCATTTCTTTTATAAACATAAGCTAGGGCACCATTTACCGTATATAACTCTATACTTGATAAATGCTCCATATTAGTTGCATAATTTACATAACCTCCCCTGGCAGGATTTGGTTTCACTGTAACTTGTGTTTCAAGCAGTGTGTCTACTTCTGTAGATAACTGCATATTCGAACCCAAAAAGTCAATCCAAAAAGCTCCTTTCTCTCCGGTTGGATAAAGTTCATCAAATCCTTTCCAACTTCCGTTTTCACGGATAAAAGCCCTGTTTTGGGTAAAGCTCCCAATGTTTTTCTCAACATTATACAAGGCAATAGTATCAGAACTGGCAGGATTATTCAATTCAATTCCTATAAAAAACTCCCCATTAATTTGTACTGGTTGAGGTAATTCAATCAGGTATTCGCGACGTTTCATTTGAGCCAGCGTAATTCCAGATTTCTCAAATACTACATCAGAAGGCGTTCCACCAATGCTATTCCAAATTTTTACATTAATGCTCGTAAAGGTTGAATAATCACAAATTGCAGGAACAATATAAACTCCTTCAATGGTTACTGAACTATAATCATAAAAATACTGAGCAAAACCATCATAACCTCTATCATTTGTACCTGACCAAGGGCCAGTAAATTCATTGCTATAGTGTAAAACAGGAGTCAACTCATCATTTGAGAATGTGACTCTTTCTACTTCATTACTGTAGAAGTCTAAACCTTCTGTTGAAAGCACACCTGAATTGGAAGGATCAAGCCAGTAAGCTAATTGCATTGATGGATCAGAATGGGTATCCCAGGCTTTATTTAAACGTGCATAATAATCATCGTGCTGATAAGTACAAGATGCATACCCACCAGAGAGAGTACCAATTAATTTATTCTCCTGTGTAAATAATCCAGCTCCGGATGATCCTCCTTCAGTTGTACCACTTACCCAATCAGAAATTAACCAATGCCCATCTGTTATAAATCCAAAGGCACTAAATGTGGTTGCTTCAGGTCCCCCACCCGACCAGGATAATTTTTTCACATCACCTTCAGGATGATGCAAAGTATAAACTGCATCAGATATCGTTGTTGAACGATCCCAGCCTGCCCAGTATGGACGATAGGATGCCGGAGGTTGAGAAGACAATCTAACCAGTGAAAAATCCATATTTTCAACACCAGCCTTAAAATCGGCTCCACTTAATTGTTGCTGATCAGTACCGGCAATGGAATCAATACATGAAGGTGATTCAAAATTGAAATAGAACACCATATTTTCTGCTTCGCTTTGATTAAGCACACAATGTGCTGCAGTAAGAAAATAAGGCTCACCATCGTTATTCGTATTATTAACAAGAGTACCTGAGCATAAAAATCCATTGGTTATGTATTTAACAACCGAACGTCTCATTTCTTCAGTAATACGTGCATCACATGTGGCATTCACATTACATTCACCAGACAATCCAAAATGTATATTATTTTTCAGGTAGTCGTTTATTCCCAGGAAATCGTGATAAACTTCACTGATAACGATCTCTTGCTGTTCAGCATTTTTCTGAGGTGTTTGTAACTCCACAATAATTTCATCTCCGGGAACTGGTGAAGTAGCTAATCTGCCAGATGGCTTATTATTATCACTTGTGAAACTTCCTAATATTACTGATCTGTCACTATTGTAAATAAAGACTTTTCCTCCTTCAGCCAATTTAAAACGACTAAAATTGATACTTAAGCTCTTGGCAGCATCAGAACCTAAGGCTAATTGCCAAACTAAAGTACCGTTTCCCAAATCGTACCAACTACCTGAATTTAATGGAGTATAATCTGTATAAATTGGATAGGCATATCTTAATGGTCCATTTTCTATAGCTGATTCTTCTTTTAAATCTACAATCGCTGGCTCACCAATTAATTGAAGAGATTTAGCGGGTAAAATATCAGAAGGAGACCCTCCGTGAGATATTTGTGCATATATTGAGCAACTACTTACAAAAAGCAGTGTAAAAAATAATTGTCTTAACATACTTCATTTTACAATTAATCCATCGAAAGGTTTCAGATCAGAATCTTTCAGAATATTCTAATCATTTCCACTCTCCTTATTTAATCCAACTCTCTTCACAGCTTTAAGCAGTGGCAATACGCGTTTTATCCTTCCCATTCGTCCTAACCTGTCGTGAACCAAAGCCCAAGCCATTACAATACTTGTCACCACAATTGATAAAGTTAATATCCCCAATTCAAAGTCGTTAATCCTAAATTCAATTGGTATGGCAAAAAACAAAAGTACTGATATTAAACCTCTGGGGGCAATTAAAAATTGTGGAAAATAGTTTTTCTTAAACATTATCTTAAATATCAACCATCTGAAGCCATATACACCAATCATAAAATAGGCGGTTAAAAACAATATTTTAGGTACAAAAACACCTGCCAACGTAATTGATAAGCCTAGCACAAAAAAGAAAAATGTACGAACAACAAAGGAACTCTCTTTTGTGATTAACTTAAAATCTACCAATACCTTTGAAACGTTTTCTTCGATCAAATATTTTCTAAGTTTGCCTTGAAAAAACAATTTCCTGTTTTCAAGGATTACTCCGAAAACCAAAATCATAAGTAAAGAAGACAGATGAAATAGCTTTCCTATATCATATATTAGTATTAAGACGGCAAAAAACAAGAATAATTTTACCTCAGACTTTATTTTCTGGAAAGCAAAAATCATAGCGAATGATAAAATGACGCTTAATAATATTGTTCCCCCAATATTGGAAATAATATTAACTCCAATCATTGTGGCGCCGTTCTCATTAATATTTTCGAGTAACAGATAAAAGAACATGATACCCAAAATATCAGATAAGGTACTCTCGTATATCAAAAATTCCTTTTTGTCTTTTTGTAAACCATTAACACTAGGTATTACAATTGCACTGCTTGTTATAGCCAATGGTATTGCATAGATTATTGCTGACAGCCAATCAATATTTCCAATAAAGTACTGAATACCTGCAGCCAAGAGAAAAGTATTAAAGAATAATGACAAGCCAGAAACCAGCAGAGCACTCAGGATTTGTTTCAGATTTTCTCTCTTTAATTCCAAGTCCAGTGCAGCTTCGAGTACAATTAGAACCAGTCCAACAATACCTAATAATTCTAAGGGCAGGAACCAATCCGCTTCATTAAAATCGAATCCCAGCATTTCTTTTGCCAAATAACCACTGGTTATAAGTAAAATAACACTTGGTACATTTGTTCTCTTTGCTATTAAATTAAAGAGATACGATAATATGATGATGATGGCTGCAGCAATTAAGATATAATATGCACTGATTCCTTCCATACGATTTGTTTAGATTATGAGCATAAGATATAAAAAAATTGCCGTAGAATATTCCACGGCAATACTTCAAGCTATTTTTTCTATTTATTATTCGTAGACCTTACATTCAACTTCACCTGCCAGAACACTGAATGCATTATCTGCCAACGCTTTCATCTCATCTTCGCCTGGATAGATTTTCATTGGTGCAATCCATCCAATCATTTCCTTTATATAATCAGTAACGGTTTTATCATGAGCAATTCCACCTGTAATGATGATACCATCAACCTGTCCTTTCAATACTGCGGCACAACTGCCAATTGTCTTACCAATTTGATAGGCCATTGCCTGCAATATCAGCATATGATGCTTATCTCCTGCAAGTGCCTTCTCTTCAACTTCATTCGCTTGATTAGTACCTAAATGAGCAACCAAACCACCTTTACCGTTTACCAGTTTACGCATCTCTTCATACGTGTATTTACCACTAAAACAAGCATCAATCAATGCTCCGGTTGGCAAAGTACCTGCCCGTTCCGGTGAAAATGGGCCATAACCATCCAATGCATTATTTACATCAATTACACGTCCATTTCGATGTGCTCCAATGGATATTCCACCACCCAAATGCGCTACTATCACATTTAGTTCTTCGTATTTTTTATCAATGGATCTGGCAAAATTC contains:
- a CDS encoding cation:proton antiporter, with the translated sequence MEGISAYYILIAAAIIIILSYLFNLIAKRTNVPSVILLITSGYLAKEMLGFDFNEADWFLPLELLGIVGLVLIVLEAALDLELKRENLKQILSALLVSGLSLFFNTFLLAAGIQYFIGNIDWLSAIIYAIPLAITSSAIVIPSVNGLQKDKKEFLIYESTLSDILGIMFFYLLLENINENGATMIGVNIISNIGGTILLSVILSFAMIFAFQKIKSEVKLFLFFAVLILIYDIGKLFHLSSLLMILVFGVILENRKLFFQGKLRKYLIEENVSKVLVDFKLITKESSFVVRTFFFFVLGLSITLAGVFVPKILFLTAYFMIGVYGFRWLIFKIMFKKNYFPQFLIAPRGLISVLLFFAIPIEFRINDFELGILTLSIVVTSIVMAWALVHDRLGRMGRIKRVLPLLKAVKRVGLNKESGND
- a CDS encoding DUF4465 domain-containing protein — its product is MRVYLAVTFFAFSLIIASCLNDDKVIPEPTIYLDMDEEGIDVDIDSTYTIEPKIIYDISSSYAWQLNGENISTGKDFLFKGFDYGTYDFTFIVSTPSGSDSMNIPVHAIDFCTFEENELLEDSGFYYYSTEGYISFKHIRFSNNYNGNNIDWSGFAVSNKTDKTSTKLSNQFSVYNTSGAESSENFGVFKQSDEIVHKITFSDGQAHSLKSMEVNNTTLAYSTMIGGFEKKDTIDYYLLTINGYDDSNTIISSVDFYLADYQYPRSTERYIVTTWKPVDLTPLGDVYSISFQLTSSMDTSSDYTMPKYFCFDNLKIKN
- the buk gene encoding butyrate kinase, translating into MKRNKVLVINPGSTSTKIAVFKGSESIFLKTLRHSAEQLAQYEKISDQFEFRKECILSELIQAEIDIDDFDAIVGRGGLVKPIASGVYEVNEALKVDLRKGVLGQHASNLGGLIADDIAKVIPGARAFIADPVVVDELEEVARITGHPDMPRRSVFHALNQKAVAKNFARSIDKKYEELNVIVAHLGGGISIGAHRNGRVIDVNNALDGYGPFSPERAGTLPTGALIDACFSGKYTYEEMRKLVNGKGGLVAHLGTNQANEVEEKALAGDKHHMLILQAMAYQIGKTIGSCAAVLKGQVDGIIITGGIAHDKTVTDYIKEMIGWIAPMKIYPGEDEMKALADNAFSVLAGEVECKVYE
- a CDS encoding trypsin-like peptidase domain-containing protein, translating into MLRQLFFTLLFVSSCSIYAQISHGGSPSDILPAKSLQLIGEPAIVDLKEESAIENGPLRYAYPIYTDYTPLNSGSWYDLGNGTLVWQLALGSDAAKSLSINFSRFKLAEGGKVFIYNSDRSVILGSFTSDNNKPSGRLATSPVPGDEIIVELQTPQKNAEQQEIVISEVYHDFLGINDYLKNNIHFGLSGECNVNATCDARITEEMRRSVVKYITNGFLCSGTLVNNTNNDGEPYFLTAAHCVLNQSEAENMVFYFNFESPSCIDSIAGTDQQQLSGADFKAGVENMDFSLVRLSSQPPASYRPYWAGWDRSTTISDAVYTLHHPEGDVKKLSWSGGGPEATTFSAFGFITDGHWLISDWVSGTTEGGSSGAGLFTQENKLIGTLSGGYASCTYQHDDYYARLNKAWDTHSDPSMQLAYWLDPSNSGVLSTEGLDFYSNEVERVTFSNDELTPVLHYSNEFTGPWSGTNDRGYDGFAQYFYDYSSVTIEGVYIVPAICDYSTFTSINVKIWNSIGGTPSDVVFEKSGITLAQMKRREYLIELPQPVQINGEFFIGIELNNPASSDTIALYNVEKNIGSFTQNRAFIRENGSWKGFDELYPTGEKGAFWIDFLGSNMQLSTEVDTLLETQVTVKPNPARGGYVNYATNMEHLSSIELYTVNGALAYVYKRNGEKSDKLALPPSIRQGLYIMVFKNSVSSIPKKVLIFP